Genomic window (Wenzhouxiangella marina):
GGCCGATCAGGAGCAGCTGCCCTGGACACTGTCTGCAGGAGGCCAGATCCTAGGGCCTGATTTCGGCGACGCGCACGCGCATCGCTGTCTCGATGTCCTCGCAGAACTATGATTTCAGTGAAGCAAAGACAGCTGCCGACGCCTCCGATCGCGCCCCTGCTCTGGACGATCGCGGCCTTTGCCGTGGCCGCCGCACCGCATCTTGCCGCCGTCCCCCTGCAGATCGCCATCGCCATCCTGGCCCTGCTGGGCTGGCGAATCGCGGCCGCCCTTCGCGGATGGCGACCGATCCCGGCCTGGCTGCGGGTCCTCATCACCCTGGGCCTGCTGGTGCTGGTCGGCATCAGCTTCGGTGGATTGTGGGGGCGCCGCACGGCCACGGCCCTGCTCTGCATCATGCTGGCCGCCAAGATGATGGAACTCTATCGGGTGCGCGACCTGCGGCTCGTCGCCTCGGTCTCCTTCTTCCTGATCGCCACCCAGTTCCTGTTCGACGAGAGCCTGATCTACCTGGCCTACCTGATCCTCGGCTGCTGGATCGCCACGCTTGCCCTGGTCAGAATCCAGCAGATCCGGAACCTTGGTCAAAGGCTCGAGGATCGAGGCCTGGATGGCCACCCGATGATTGCGCACTCGGCGCGCCTGCTCGCCCTTTCCCTGCCGGTCGCGCTGGTGCTTTTCGTGCTGTTCCCCCGACTGGCCCAGCCCCTCTGGGGTTTGCCCGACGATGCCCTGGATGGCAAGACCGGCCTGTCGGAAACGATGTCGCCGGGTTCGATCGCCTCGCTGTACGCCGACGACTCACCGGCCTTTCGAGTGGTCTTCGAGTCCGGGCGGCCGCCGCCACCCCAGCAGCGCTACTGGCGAGGCCCCGTGCTCTGGCAGTTCGACGGCACGACCTGGGAGCGTGCCTATTTCTCGCTGACACCTGCCCGCACCGCAGTCCCGATCGACGGGCAATCGATCCGCTACGAAGTTCAGCTGGAACCACATGAAAGGCGCTGGTTGCTGGCCCTGGACTACCCGGCACAAAGCAACTTTCCTGGATCCAAGGTCACCGCCGACTACCAGCTGGTCAGCCGGCAGCCGCTGACAAGCCTGACCGCCTATGACGTCATTTCCAACCCGAACTTCCAGGACTCTCCCGAACTCGGGC
Coding sequences:
- a CDS encoding transglutaminase TgpA family protein; the encoded protein is MKQRQLPTPPIAPLLWTIAAFAVAAAPHLAAVPLQIAIAILALLGWRIAAALRGWRPIPAWLRVLITLGLLVLVGISFGGLWGRRTATALLCIMLAAKMMELYRVRDLRLVASVSFFLIATQFLFDESLIYLAYLILGCWIATLALVRIQQIRNLGQRLEDRGLDGHPMIAHSARLLALSLPVALVLFVLFPRLAQPLWGLPDDALDGKTGLSETMSPGSIASLYADDSPAFRVVFESGRPPPPQQRYWRGPVLWQFDGTTWERAYFSLTPARTAVPIDGQSIRYEVQLEPHERRWLLALDYPAQSNFPGSKVTADYQLVSRQPLTSLTAYDVISNPNFQDSPELGQYQRSIATRLPSDRNPRTVAMAQEWRERYPDDLELIQALLRWFREEPFFYSLETAPLGRHSADEFLFDLRTGYCEYYSSAFAIFLRAAGIPTRVVTGYQGGYWNEGGQYMLVRQSDAHAWNEVWLEGRGWTRFDPTAAVSPSRIQQGSASALDDSRFLLDLPWVNELRNRIDRIQHLWNQWVLGFDAQSQLNLLKRLGLPELSSSQIGLLMILVLLAVTLPLSLMLLREARRQSSSPVERAWRHLQRRLGRRGLGIHPSEAPLEWAARIACQLPEQREEIERIAQEFRRAHYGPNDPQRSERFIEASRRFRLFDHHRDHQATEL